In Hermetia illucens chromosome 1, iHerIll2.2.curated.20191125, whole genome shotgun sequence, one genomic interval encodes:
- the LOC119660923 gene encoding peptidyl-prolyl cis-trans isomerase, rhodopsin-specific isozyme: MFILCFFVLYLVSFGNSTRYNGTAKIYMEVKINRKPLGRMVFGLFGQDAPRTVENFRQICLNGIDGRTYVGTKFHRIIDRFMIQGGDIVSNDGRGSISIYGDYFEDENLTVEHKGSGFIGMANRGPNTNGCQFYITTMAAPWLNGKHTVFGKVIDGEGVLHTIEKTKTDTDDKPMKNVVVTECGEIPVSKPFEISDEFYGIWNWIEAAGVPVGMSFAILALFHYFIRKLNVVC, from the exons ATGTTCATTCTCTGCTTTTTTGTCCTTTATCTAGTGTCCTTCGGGAATAGTACTCGTTACAATGGAACTGCTAAAATTTATATGGAAGTGAAAATTAATCGCAAACCTTTGGGCCGGATGGTTTTTGGTTTGTTCGGGCAAGATGCACCGCGCACAGTTGAAAATTTCCGACAAATCTGCTTAAATGGAATAGATGGGAGGACCTATGTGGGGACGAAGTTTCATCGTATCATTGACCGATTTATGATTCAAGGCGGTGATATAGTGTCCAATGATGGTCGCGGATCTATCAGCATTTATGGGGATTACTTCGAGGATGAAAACTTGACGGTTGAACATAAAGGTTCAGGATTCATAGGGATGGCAAATCGAGGGCCAAATACAAACGGATGCCAGTTCTATATTACAACAATGGCCGCTCCTTGGCTCAATGGAAAACATACGGtatttgggaaagttatagatgGAGAAGGTGTTTTGCATACAATTGAAAAG ACAAAAACGGATACCGATGACAAACCGATGAAAAACGTTGTAGTCACAGAATGTGGTGAAATACCTGTTTCAAAACCATTCGAGATATCAGATGAATTCTATGG AATTTGGAACTGGATAGAAGCAGCGGGTGTTCCTGTTGGCATGTCCTTCGCTATTTTGGCtttgtttcattattttattcgCAAATTGAATGTTGTTTGTTGA
- the LOC119660917 gene encoding uncharacterized protein LOC119660917, translating into MTATELVDPESSNKATLNNLHFTESRTIELLSAPKRPEFRATVLQVADPDLIDYCVLDYPQEYPNSVQLQYLTEVQHFQNDIFQKKFAWQNYRKIIQKEVTPKMDIEKQTLKETKFQQPIRPTHFKIQPLPYYSSSYKFNFGTISLGQQVNWTFDIFYHGPGKANFSIRSLIVIPGMKITFLEPSFDCDGVHGDYKFTIYNNDLNPKENYKYRSINSRSSEEIQSIRNDCGDCQGKALCHAHSYDFDPYLIHTRETNALNRRAINEFYSWWNNPNREVKDPNIHCELFQERLGKTAYKIFKFNIDFKPTSNFYNDPTFFEDFIYIDIHLGPTVPILLQGTISSAKTSGSESMNEE; encoded by the exons ATGACTGCCACTGAATTAGTAGATCCCGAAAGTTCGAACAAAGCAACCCTCAACAATTTGCACTTCACCGAATCAAGGACGATTGAGTTGCTTTCTGCTCCtaaaaggccagaatttcgagCAACTGTATTACAAGTGGCTGATCCTGACCTCATTGACTATTGCGTTCTAGATTATCCTCAGGAATATCCCAACTCAGTTCAGCTTCAGTACCTTACAGAGGTACAACATTTTCAAAACGATATCTTTCAAAAGAAATTTGCTTGGCAAAATTATCGCAAAATCATCCAAAAAGAAGTCACTCCCAAAATGGATATTGAAAAACAAACTCTTAAGGAAACGAAATTTCAGCAACCAATTAGACCAACACATTTCAAAATTCAGCCACTCCCGTATTATAGTTCATCATacaaattcaattttggcaCAATTTCTCTGGGACAACAAGTGAACTGGACGTTTGACATATTTTACCATGGCCCAGGGAAAGCAAATTTTTCAATACGGTCATTGATTGTCATTCCAGGGATGAAAATAACGTTTTTGGAGCCGAGTTTTGATTGTGATGG AGTTCACGGTGATTACAAATTCACGATATACAACAACGACCTCAACCCAAAGGAGAATTACAAATATCGCAGCATTAATAGCCGAAGTTCTGAAGAGATTCAAAGCATTCGAAATGATTGTGGGGATTGCCAGGGAAAGGCTTTATGTCACGCTCATTCGTATGACTTCGATCCTTACTTAATTCATACGCGAGAAACCAATGCTCTCAATCGACGCGCTATCAATGAATTCTATTCTTGGTGGAATAATCCTAATCGAGAGGTTAAGGACCCGAATATTCACTGCGAACTTTTCCAGGAACGATTGGGAAAAACAGcgtataaaattttcaaatttaatataGACTTCAAGCCAACCTCAAACTTTTATAACGATCCAacgttttttgaagatttcattTATATCGAT ATTCACTTGGGTCCTACAGTGCCAATTCTGCTTCAAGGCACTATATCTTCAGCCAAAACAAGTGGTTCTGAATCAATGAATGAAGAATGA